In the Bdellovibrionales bacterium CG10_big_fil_rev_8_21_14_0_10_45_34 genome, CGGCGACGGCAAGCTGCAGCGGAGTTGTCAGCACAAATCCTTGTCCAATAGCATTGCTCAAGTTCTCGCCGGGTTGCCACTCTTCTCCATAAGCATTGCGCTTCCATGCTTCGGTTGGCATAAGTCCATTTTCTTCATTAAAGAGGCGAATTCCTGTTCGTCTTCCTATGCCAAATGCTTTTGCATACTTCGCAATTCTGTCGATACCTAATTCGATTCCCACCTTGTAAAAAAACACATTACAAGAGCGCTCCAGCGCTTGAAGGAGATTAACGCGGCCGTGACCGTGCTTGGAATGACAGGCGTACCTTCTTCGTCCAAAGCTTAGATACCCTGGGCAAAAGTGGGTGGTGTGTTCATTGATCACTTTTTCTTCAAGCCCTGCCAGAGCGACAAGAGCCTTAAAGGTTGAGCCTGGCGGATAATGATCTTGGATTACTTTGTTTCTAAGAGGCTTTAATGTATCGAAAACGAGCCCTCGCCAAGTTTTCGGATCAAAACCTGTGGAAAATCCATTTGGATCAAAAGAAGGTTGATTGACCCAGGCAAGCACTTCGCCGTTGTTAGGATCAAGTGCTACCGCGGCTCCAATCCGTTCTAGGTCTCGAAAAGCTTTGTAAGTAGCTTCCTGAATATCCTTATCTACAGTCAGCCGGAGAGTTTGGCCCGGAGTCGCCTCCACCGTTTGACTAAAAGAGGTAATGAAATTTGGACCTTCAGAGGCAACTTCACGGCCATGGGCATCAACTTGAACAAAAGAAAAACCATCTTTGCCCCTTAGCTCTCGATCATAAAACTTTTCAATGCCACTTTTACCAATGAGATCACCCTGTCTGAGTTGATCGCTTTCGATGAGATGCTCATTTACTTTTTGCAATTCGTCGCGATCAATTTCTGCGACATAACCGAAAAGCTGAGCTCCATTTTCTCGCAGCAGATATGTGCGTTTTATAGACATGTCAATAGCAAGACCCGGATGGTCTAAGCGGAGTCGTTCAATGCGAGCTACTTCATCACGTTCAAGGTTCTCTTTGATTGCAACCGGCTTAAATGTTCCATTCTGGCGACGACTCTTCTTCACATCGCTGACTATAGTTTCAGCGGAAATTCCTAGAATAGGTGCAATGGCTTGAGCAGTCTCCTCTAGCTTTGTTGCATATTGGGGGGTGATGGTTGCACTAAAGCCGGGGTGATTGTCGACAAGAACGTTGCCGTCCCTGTCAAGAATCATTCCGCGGGGGGCAGGGTTCTTTACCTCTTTGATTCGGTTTTTTTCGGAGAACACACGAAGCTCTGTGCCCTTAATGATTTGCAAATACCAAAGGCGAGAGAAAAAAAGTATAGAAGTCGCGGCCAACACGAAATACATGAACTTGAACCGCGGGTAATATTCTTTAACCTCTTCAGGATCGTTAAGATAATCACTCATACAATTTCACTGCTGGGTCTAATGAGATCACCACAATGTGACCTCTGATTCATTAATCTCGGGTTGATCAAATAACTCATCTACAAATCGATAGAGTGGGTAGAGCGCAACCCCCAATGGCAAAATAAGGACACTTTCAAGAATCATTCGAAGTAGCGAGACCCTTTCGATACCGTTAACCTCAATGAGGGTTGAGATTCCCCAAAGAGACAAGACGTAGAATGGCATTGCTAGTGAACAAATCAAAAGAAAATAGTTCAGACGGTTCCAAAATAATCTTCGTCTTAAAAACTGAGTAGTAAAGGAAACGATCAGAAGTGGCCCGGCGACGAGACCCCACGGGAGCCAGCTAAAGCTTGCAAGCAAAAAACTGAGGCAATAAATGTAGACCGTTGATCGTACTGCCGAACGGTAAATAGAAAAATATACAATCGACGTGAGGGCAATCAAGGGGATGGTGGGAGTTCCCAGAACAGAGGGCCACAATGCGCTTTGCATCCCGGCCAGGAGCCACTGAATAATTAAGTGCCCAACTAAAGACAAGATTTTCTTTTGACTCGGTTTTACACTCATTCTTTCGTTACCACTGGGGACTCAAGGGGGCGGCTCTCGGCTGAAGGATGGCGATTCAGTTCGGTGAGAGCAAAAGGAATTTTCACTTTAGAGTTCACGGCAAACAAATCCGCGTTTTTCAAATCTCTGAGTACAAAAATTTCCTCAAGTCGTGAAGGATCAACTATAGGCTGAACCTCTACTTTTTGGGTTATTCCGTAAGCGCGTTTGGAGACAGAAGTTACAAGACCAATTGGGTAACCCATCGGAAAAATCTGATCTAATCCGCTCGTTATTATGAGGTCACCCACCCTTACGTCATCTGTACGCTGAAGATACTTGAGTATGCAGCCTTCGGAGCTTGAGCGGCCTTCGATGATTCCTCTAGCCCGAGACCTTTGAACGCGCGCATCAATTACTGAGTATCTATCTGTTAAAAGTAGGACGGTTGCGGAGTTGCCGGTCGCTTCTACAACGGTTCCTACGACTCCGTAGGGCGAAATAACGGCTTGACCCTTTCGCACTCCGTCGGTTTCGCCGCGTCCAATGCGCAAAGTGCTTTGCGCTTGGGAAAACAAATCGATGCCGATGATCTTGGCAACCAGTAAGTCGGCCTTGGTTTGAGCTCTAAATCCGAGCATGTGTTCTAATCGTTCAGATTTTCGACTGACTTCTTCGTAGTCGGTGAGCCTAGCGCGTAGCTCATTTACCTCTTCGCTAAGGGCTCTGTTTTCCTTTTTTATCTCGATCAAATGAACATAGGTCCTCGCAGTCTCCTGCACCATCAATCGAAACGAGGCAAACAGATCCTGAATCTCAGTTCCGGCTACCTTAAAAGGAACCAAGAACCAAAGAGTTTCACCTTTTTCTCGCTGAAGATTAATTGATACAAGTGGAAGAGCTATCACAATTCCAATAAGAAGAATCTTACGAATATCAAAGCGAACCATCTTTATTCCCGCCTGTCTTGTTTAAAGCCTACTAGACAATTCTGACGAACTCCACATTCTCCTTGAAAAAAAGTTCAAAAAAAGTTGGAATGGCCGCTTGTGAAACTTTGAGAGGTGCAAAATGTTCGATGAGTTAAAAAAACGGGCAAATAGAAAAAGCATTGTCGCTTACGTGATATTCGGGGCTATTACCCTTGTTTTCATTTTTTTTGGCTACCAAACATTTAATCCCAACGTGGCGGGATATGCTGCACGGGTTAATCGGACGGTTATTTCGGTAGCAGAATACAACGAAGCATTTCAAAGACTGAGCAAGTTCTACAGTCAAATTTTTCAGGGGCAAAGCTTTGGGGAAGAGATGGAGTCGCGCATACGAAAAACGGCTCTTGATCAATTGGTTTCACGAGAAATTGTGGCGCAAGGCGCTGCCGATATGGGACTGCTGGTTCCTGTCGTCGAGATACAAAAATACATTATTGATGTTCCCGTGTTTCAAGAAGAAGGTAAATTTCGCAGAGACTATTATTCGATGTTTCTTGAGCAAAGGCATATGTCTGCCGCCCAGTTTGAGCGGCAAATAGAAAAAGACCTTCTTATCGATAGACTACGTAAAATAACGGCCTTGGGTTTGACGCCGCCAGAGCCCATGGTGCAGCGCAAGCTGGCAGAAGAAAGTCAAAAGGCAGATCTCGATTTTGTTAAAATCTCTGAGTCAGAGTTCAATTCGAAGCCCAGCAGTCAAGAAGTTAGCTCATGGCTTGCAAACCCAGAGAACCTAAGCTCTTCGCAGAACTATTTCGAGCAAAATAAGCCAGAGTTCTCCTCGGAGGAGCAGATCAAGGCCCGACACATATTGATTAAGTTTGACGCAAACAATTCCCAATCAAAAGATGTGGCTCGAAAGCAAATCGATGAGATACACCCGCGCGCCGTTGGCGAAAACTTCGAGGCACTCGCAAAGGAGTTTAGTCAGGATGTGGGCTCAAAAGAGCAGGGTGGCGATTTGGGTTATTTTGGCCAAGGACGCATGGTACCCGAATTTGAAAAGGTTGCCTTTTCTCTTAAGCCTGGGCAAGTGAGTGAGCCAGTCGAAACACAGTTTGGATTTCATATTATTAAAGTCGAAGATAAAAAACCAAGCCAGGTTTCTAATTTCGACGATGTAAAGACGAAGATTGCAGAGAAGATTTTGGCGGAAACCAAGCGGAAAACTGTCATTGAAGAGCTCCAGGCAGCCTTGAGTAAATCTCAATCTGTTGAGCCGCTATTAAAAAAGCACGGTCTGAAGTGGGAGTCTACGGGGGAGTTCTCGTTAGATGCAGATTTTATCCCTAAACTGGGCGCCTTCGATACCCTCTTTGAAGCTGTTTACTCACTCAAGAAACCGTCGGAAATCTTTCCGAAAGTCATACTTGATGCCAAAGCCCACTATGTTTTAAAGCTAAAGAGTCTTAAAACTGACAAAGAGCGAGCGGGGCAAAGTGAGGCGCAAGTTAAAAGCCGCTTGGCGCAAGAGTACTCGACCCAGTTTTTGGAAAAATGGGGAAGCGAGTTAGAAACAAAGGGCAAAGTGCAAATCAATCCAGCTCTAGGGATGATGTAGTATCCTCCACGCGTGTTTAATTTTTTAAGTATAGAGTTTTTTTTTCTAGGACTTATTGCAGCTGTTGCCGGATCGGCAATGGGACTAGGGGGCGGTTTCATTATTCTGCCCTATTTATTGTGGCGATTTCCGTTTATTAAGCCGGCGGAGGCGGTGGTTGTATCGCTCTCCGGAGTCTTTACTACAAATTTTCTTGCTACCTGGATTCATGTTAGGAAAAGGACAATTTCATTGCGCGAAGTTTACTGGATCGCGCCTTTAGGAATTTTGGGTGCAGTCTTAGCAAGTCCTATACCTGGCCTGATGAGCCGAGGGCAGTTTGAGTGGGCCTATTTTGCTATAGTGTTAGCCCTGCTTCTTAGAACAGTTTGGGCTGTACGGCCCTCATCTCAGAGTAAAGCCTCGAGTAATAGCGAAATCAAAAAATCTCCTTTGAGCCTAAGGCGAACCATTTGGCCGATGGTGCCTATTGTGTCGGCCTTCGCAGCGGCGTTTGGCGTGGGAGGGGGAATAATTTTGATGCCCCTACTTCTGAGCAATCGCTTCGGACTAACGACCGCTCACGCTGCAGCGCTTTCTGCAATTATTCAGTTGTTCGGGACA is a window encoding:
- the mrdA gene encoding penicillin-binding protein 2, encoding MSDYLNDPEEVKEYYPRFKFMYFVLAATSILFFSRLWYLQIIKGTELRVFSEKNRIKEVKNPAPRGMILDRDGNVLVDNHPGFSATITPQYATKLEETAQAIAPILGISAETIVSDVKKSRRQNGTFKPVAIKENLERDEVARIERLRLDHPGLAIDMSIKRTYLLRENGAQLFGYVAEIDRDELQKVNEHLIESDQLRQGDLIGKSGIEKFYDRELRGKDGFSFVQVDAHGREVASEGPNFITSFSQTVEATPGQTLRLTVDKDIQEATYKAFRDLERIGAAVALDPNNGEVLAWVNQPSFDPNGFSTGFDPKTWRGLVFDTLKPLRNKVIQDHYPPGSTFKALVALAGLEEKVINEHTTHFCPGYLSFGRRRYACHSKHGHGRVNLLQALERSCNVFFYKVGIELGIDRIAKYAKAFGIGRRTGIRLFNEENGLMPTEAWKRNAYGEEWQPGENLSNAIGQGFVLTTPLQLAVAVGGVATSGLIYRPLLLKQMIASDGQVVKEIGPELVANLQTGEAEQLTISPKSFKLVLEGLKAVVNGSHGTGRRSQFSKEFLAAGKSGTAQLFTLSKDQVYATCSEKPFNQRHHGWFVAYAPAEKPLIVTAVLALHSCSGGGGAAPIAREILYSYFKKHYPRILNEKNLKMGVRPASISEPEPLTRTNEPGLDLQNGD
- the mreC gene encoding rod shape-determining protein MreC, with product MVRFDIRKILLIGIVIALPLVSINLQREKGETLWFLVPFKVAGTEIQDLFASFRLMVQETARTYVHLIEIKKENRALSEEVNELRARLTDYEEVSRKSERLEHMLGFRAQTKADLLVAKIIGIDLFSQAQSTLRIGRGETDGVRKGQAVISPYGVVGTVVEATGNSATVLLLTDRYSVIDARVQRSRARGIIEGRSSSEGCILKYLQRTDDVRVGDLIITSGLDQIFPMGYPIGLVTSVSKRAYGITQKVEVQPIVDPSRLEEIFVLRDLKNADLFAVNSKVKIPFALTELNRHPSAESRPLESPVVTKE